A region from the Vanacampus margaritifer isolate UIUO_Vmar chromosome 5, RoL_Vmar_1.0, whole genome shotgun sequence genome encodes:
- the rtn2a gene encoding reticulon-2a isoform X3 has product MASKVMDLIYWKDTERTGMVLTGFVVGLLCLFQLSIITVVSTVSLAVVCVTMSVRIYYNILHALKWGDGEHPFKSYLEMDVSLSGEQNELQMQKAIVMTLCAVDSLKRLFFVANLFESLKLLFLMYLVTYLGDLCNGLTLFIIGVIALFSLPLFYRRRQEQVDGFIARIQAVIDNVKDFLQRLAHGGAPPPDLAPGDAKPKIQ; this is encoded by the exons TTATGGACCTGATCTACTGGAAGGACACGGAACGAACGGGAATGGTCCTGACGGGCTTCGTGGTGGGTCTGCTGTGCCTGTTCCAACTCAGCATCATCACCGTGGTCTCCACGGTGTCTCTCGCCGTCGTGTGCGTCACCATGTCGGTGCGCATCTACTACAACATCCTCCATGCCCTCAAGTGGGGCGACGGAGAACACCCCTTCAA GTCATACCTGGAAATGGACGTCAGTTTAAGTGGCGAGCAGAACGAGTTGCAAATGCAGAAAGCCATTGTCATGACTCTGTGTGCTGTGGACAGTCTGAAAAGACTCTTCTTTGTCGCCAACCTCTTTGAGTCCCTCAAG TTGCTGTTCCTAATGTATCTCGTTACATACCTGGGAGATCTGTGCAACGGCCTCACACTCTTCATCATCG GTGTAATCGCTCTCTTTTCTTTGCCGCTTTTCTACCGACGGCGTCAG GAGCAAGTGGACGGTTTCATTGCGAGGATCCAGGCAGTCATCGACAATGTCAAGGATTT CCTACAAAGATTGGCCCACGGCGGTGCCCCCCCGCCCGACCTGGCCCCGGGTGATGCCAAACCTAAAATCCAATAA